One Petrotoga sp. 9PW.55.5.1 genomic window carries:
- a CDS encoding acyl-CoA carboxylase subunit beta codes for MPDEELIQKIEVLKQKKESLLIGGGKERIEKQHKNGKLTARERINLLVDEGTFEEIDMMVKHRCTYFGLDKKEFPYDGVVTGFGEIDGKKVAIFSQDFTIQGGSLGEMHAKKIMKLQDLAMTYGIPIIGINDSGGARIQEAVDALYGYGGIFYRNTQASGVIPQITVIAGPCAGGAVYSPAITDFVIMVDQTSQMFITGPQVIKSVTGESIDKENLGGAKIHNSKSGVAHLLAKDDEEAMKLTRKLLSYLPSNNVDPVEVIDFDKKYKPSEEINDIVSPNPKKSYDVKDIINLVFDPGSFFEMHPHFAKNIVVGFARLQGKSVGIIANQPKILAGSLDIDASDKAARFIRFCDSFNIPIITFVDTPGYLPGVSQEHGGIIRHGAKLLFAYSEATVPLITVILRKAYGGAYIAMASQHLGADFVFAWPTAEIAVMGSEGAANIIFAKEIEQSENPEETRKKSVEEYKERFANPYEAASRGYIEDVIEPIQTRNKLSSALSIAYSKVKAKPSKKHGNIPL; via the coding sequence ATGCCTGATGAAGAACTAATACAAAAAATAGAAGTGTTAAAGCAAAAAAAGGAAAGTTTGTTAATAGGTGGCGGAAAAGAAAGAATAGAAAAACAACATAAAAATGGCAAATTAACTGCTAGAGAAAGAATAAATTTACTTGTAGATGAAGGAACCTTTGAAGAAATAGATATGATGGTGAAACACAGATGTACTTATTTCGGGTTGGATAAAAAAGAGTTCCCCTACGACGGTGTTGTAACTGGATTTGGAGAAATTGATGGGAAAAAAGTAGCAATTTTTTCTCAGGATTTTACCATTCAAGGCGGCTCTTTGGGGGAAATGCATGCTAAAAAAATAATGAAACTTCAAGACTTAGCAATGACTTATGGAATCCCTATTATTGGTATAAACGACTCAGGTGGAGCAAGAATTCAAGAAGCGGTTGATGCGCTATATGGCTATGGAGGAATATTTTACAGAAACACACAGGCGTCAGGTGTTATACCCCAAATAACTGTAATTGCTGGTCCATGTGCGGGCGGAGCAGTTTATTCCCCAGCTATTACCGATTTTGTAATAATGGTTGATCAAACTTCTCAAATGTTTATTACCGGTCCTCAGGTTATTAAATCTGTAACAGGTGAATCAATTGATAAAGAAAATTTGGGAGGAGCAAAGATACACAACTCAAAAAGTGGTGTCGCTCATTTATTAGCTAAAGACGACGAAGAAGCGATGAAACTTACAAGAAAATTACTTTCTTACTTACCGTCAAACAATGTTGATCCAGTAGAAGTAATAGACTTCGACAAAAAGTATAAACCAAGTGAAGAAATAAACGATATAGTCTCACCAAATCCTAAAAAAAGTTATGATGTAAAAGATATAATAAATTTAGTTTTTGATCCAGGATCATTTTTTGAAATGCATCCTCACTTTGCTAAAAATATAGTCGTTGGTTTTGCAAGGCTTCAGGGAAAATCTGTAGGAATTATTGCCAATCAGCCTAAGATTTTAGCAGGTTCTCTTGATATCGATGCTTCAGATAAGGCTGCTAGGTTTATTAGATTTTGCGATTCTTTTAATATTCCAATTATAACCTTTGTAGATACGCCAGGTTATTTACCCGGAGTTTCTCAAGAACATGGTGGAATAATCAGACATGGGGCAAAGCTCTTATTCGCTTATTCAGAAGCCACCGTGCCTCTTATCACCGTTATTTTAAGAAAGGCTTACGGAGGAGCCTATATAGCTATGGCTTCACAACATCTTGGAGCAGATTTTGTTTTTGCTTGGCCTACTGCTGAAATAGCCGTTATGGGGTCTGAAGGAGCGGCAAACATAATATTCGCAAAAGAGATAGAACAATCAGAAAACCCTGAAGAAACTCGTAAAAAAAGTGTGGAAGAGTATAAAGAGAGATTTGCAAATCCTTACGAAGCTGCTTCAAGAGGATATATAGAAGACGTTATCGAACCAATACAAACAAGAAACAAACTGTCTAGTGCTCTTTCAATAGCATATTCAAAAGTTAAAGCCAAACCTTCAAAAAAACACGGTAACATTCCTTTATAA
- a CDS encoding OadG family transporter subunit has translation MRNIWTLALMGISIVFILLIILMAIIWSFKFLFKSKNGNNNVTTNLEKPHKEYIKPPQVKKIENQENITEEELFAIVSAISSYISQAEFKIESIKRIQDSEKIENKIKNKWISHEPTFSWNPYYNKRWR, from the coding sequence ATGAGAAATATATGGACATTAGCTTTAATGGGTATATCTATAGTTTTTATACTACTTATTATTTTAATGGCGATTATTTGGTCATTTAAATTTTTATTCAAAAGTAAAAACGGGAACAATAATGTTACTACCAATCTAGAAAAACCACATAAGGAGTATATAAAACCTCCACAAGTAAAAAAAATCGAAAATCAAGAAAACATCACAGAAGAAGAGCTATTTGCAATTGTTTCAGCGATAAGTAGTTATATTTCTCAAGCAGAGTTTAAAATAGAAAGCATAAAAAGAATTCAAGATTCTGAGAAAATTGAGAATAAAATTAAAAACAAGTGGATCTCCCATGAACCAACTTTTTCTTGGAATCCATATTATAATAAACGTTGGAGGTAG
- a CDS encoding biotin/lipoyl-containing protein, with product MKRKFKVSINDKSYEVEVEEIDSEDNKNIVEKTSKNYEDDEVKEIKKEKIEKKPKEIPEKPKKEKRKEEKKTEETKTESFKSDETSGFEVKAPLPGLVNEINVREGQTVKAGDKLLVIEAMKMENEIPAEYDGVVEKILVKRGDSVEGDQILMIIK from the coding sequence TTGAAAAGAAAATTTAAAGTTTCTATAAATGATAAAAGCTATGAAGTTGAGGTAGAAGAAATAGATTCAGAAGATAATAAAAATATAGTCGAAAAAACATCTAAGAATTATGAAGATGATGAAGTAAAAGAAATAAAAAAGGAAAAAATCGAGAAGAAACCAAAAGAAATTCCAGAAAAACCGAAAAAAGAAAAAAGAAAAGAGGAGAAAAAAACAGAAGAAACAAAAACGGAATCATTTAAAAGCGATGAAACTTCTGGTTTTGAAGTAAAAGCTCCTCTTCCAGGGTTAGTTAATGAAATAAACGTAAGAGAAGGTCAAACTGTCAAAGCTGGTGATAAACTTTTGGTAATAGAGGCAATGAAAATGGAAAATGAAATTCCTGCAGAATACGATGGTGTCGTAGAAAAAATCCTAGTAAAAAGGGGAGATAGTGTCGAGGGTGACCAAATTCTAATGATAATTAAATAA
- a CDS encoding TrkA family potassium uptake protein produces the protein MRESLALKMRRFTISLVIFILIVLIGTLGYTMLEDWSLLESLFFTLVTLSTVGYNLPESITSGTQMFTIILILSGITVVVYSLSTLTSFIIEGEMKNALEARKRMKKINNMKNHYIVVGAGKTGFFVCQNMIKEKKDFILLDKSEEKIHQFIQEINEEITYIVGDAKNENALLDAGIERANSVILTLPSDVDNLFAALTVKSIAPDINIISKVNDPESVKKLSYAGINKIVLESEISGNRLAYMATRPNIVSFLETIIHTPEKDLQLEEVKIPENSWIADKTLKEIALPDKVDLIVIAVRKKDNKSIFNPKASTKIEKDDVIIVLGEDSKIMKLKEIINKEDEDYEVKNQ, from the coding sequence ATGAGAGAAAGTTTAGCTCTTAAAATGCGGCGTTTTACGATATCGTTAGTAATTTTTATCTTAATTGTTCTAATAGGCACTTTAGGTTATACCATGCTTGAAGATTGGTCTTTATTAGAATCACTTTTTTTTACCCTCGTCACCCTCAGCACAGTAGGTTATAATTTACCAGAAAGCATAACAAGTGGAACTCAAATGTTCACAATTATTTTAATATTATCAGGAATTACGGTTGTCGTTTATTCTTTATCAACTTTAACTTCTTTTATCATTGAAGGTGAAATGAAAAATGCCCTGGAGGCCCGAAAAAGGATGAAAAAAATTAATAATATGAAAAATCATTACATTGTTGTTGGAGCAGGAAAAACAGGCTTTTTTGTCTGTCAAAACATGATAAAAGAAAAGAAGGATTTCATACTTCTAGATAAATCCGAAGAGAAGATTCATCAATTCATACAAGAAATTAATGAGGAAATTACATATATTGTTGGTGATGCAAAAAACGAAAATGCCCTTTTAGATGCCGGAATTGAAAGGGCAAATAGTGTAATACTCACCCTACCTTCAGATGTTGATAATCTTTTTGCCGCTTTGACTGTTAAAAGCATAGCCCCGGATATAAATATAATTTCTAAGGTCAACGATCCCGAATCTGTTAAAAAGCTTTCGTACGCAGGTATAAATAAAATAGTACTTGAATCAGAAATTTCTGGTAACAGATTAGCTTATATGGCAACGAGGCCTAACATTGTCTCTTTTCTTGAAACGATAATACATACACCCGAAAAAGATCTTCAATTAGAAGAGGTAAAAATCCCTGAAAATTCATGGATAGCGGATAAAACATTAAAAGAAATAGCTTTACCAGACAAAGTAGATCTTATAGTTATTGCTGTTAGAAAAAAAGACAATAAAAGCATATTCAATCCCAAAGCATCCACTAAGATTGAAAAAGATGATGTAATTATAGTCCTTGGAGAAGATTCTAAAATAATGAAATTAAAAGAAATAATTAACAAAGAAGATGAAGATTATGAGGTAAAAAATCAATAG
- the rpsF gene encoding 30S ribosomal protein S6: MSKRYYETMFVVRTDLPEEERNALAEKVRGWIENQVGGEVEEFTRWGIRKLAYRTQKGKFTDGDYTYIIYNAEPEKINQLDELFKVNQQIFRFQTIRREDLEKKVRKTQKKTKIKVEEPEVTEEI; this comes from the coding sequence GTGAGTAAAAGATATTATGAGACTATGTTTGTTGTAAGAACAGATCTTCCAGAAGAAGAAAGAAATGCTCTAGCAGAAAAAGTAAGAGGCTGGATTGAAAATCAAGTTGGCGGAGAAGTGGAAGAGTTCACAAGATGGGGTATTAGAAAATTAGCCTATAGAACTCAAAAAGGAAAATTTACAGATGGTGACTACACTTATATTATTTACAATGCTGAACCTGAAAAAATTAACCAACTTGATGAACTTTTTAAGGTTAATCAACAAATTTTTAGATTTCAAACTATAAGAAGAGAAGATCTAGAAAAAAAGGTAAGAAAAACACAGAAAAAGACTAAGATAAAAGTAGAAGAGCCTGAAGTTACCGAAGAAATTTAA
- a CDS encoding single-stranded DNA-binding protein has protein sequence MSISYNKVILVGRLTRDPEIRSTMNGKNVANFSLAVDRGFSNNQDTTDFIRIVAFDKQADFASNYLKKGKLILVEGSLHINQWTDRDNIKRESAEVWANRMTFMETKKAQQQNDFIDMDITVEEGATNDNSIEEIDDDVFSDEIPDFEESLSDLESDLTSDEKPI, from the coding sequence ATGTCTATTTCTTATAACAAGGTTATTTTGGTTGGAAGACTAACAAGAGACCCCGAAATACGATCTACGATGAATGGAAAGAACGTTGCGAATTTTAGTTTGGCTGTTGACCGTGGGTTTTCCAATAACCAAGATACTACAGATTTCATACGTATAGTTGCTTTTGATAAACAAGCAGATTTTGCTTCTAATTATTTAAAAAAAGGCAAATTAATATTAGTTGAGGGGTCTTTACACATCAACCAATGGACTGATAGAGATAATATAAAAAGAGAGAGCGCAGAAGTTTGGGCTAATCGTATGACTTTTATGGAAACAAAAAAGGCACAACAACAAAATGATTTTATTGACATGGACATAACTGTTGAAGAAGGAGCCACAAACGATAACTCTATAGAAGAAATAGATGATGATGTTTTTTCCGACGAAATCCCTGATTTTGAGGAAAGTTTAAGTGATTTGGAAAGCGATCTTACATCCGATGAAAAACCTATATGA